A window of the Butyricimonas faecalis genome harbors these coding sequences:
- a CDS encoding FecR family protein, with protein MKEAFEIARIIQKSLKGKLSESEEKLLSDWRKVSEENEHAFQRMISEDFYTVGMEKLETYDYRVAYGRFLQKKYQRRRKRRFLISMARVAAVALPFVMAVVLYVGLNREEEQTLRPSLASNILPGTSKAVLTLANGQMIPLGKETTDSTIITDGTQISASGSGITYADGGESEAVVYNKLDIPRGGEFCLTLSDGTRVWLNSETSIQYPVVFGTKERRVFIQGEAYFEVAKDAKKPFTVQFMSSSVTVLGTSFNIRAYPEEKQSQTTLAEGSVRIYSPGSSMLLKPGEQAEVKALSGEMVKKEVEVKTFTSWKDGRFVFEQEPLENIMRTLERWYDIRVIFRDEGAKRISLSGNLKRYGDFSQVMNMLQMTGDVRFELHGNDVYITTE; from the coding sequence ATGAAAGAAGCATTTGAAATAGCGCGAATTATTCAAAAGAGTTTGAAAGGAAAACTTTCAGAATCAGAGGAAAAGCTATTGTCTGATTGGCGAAAAGTTTCTGAGGAGAATGAACATGCCTTTCAACGAATGATTTCGGAGGACTTTTACACGGTTGGGATGGAGAAGTTGGAAACGTATGATTACCGGGTGGCCTACGGACGTTTCTTGCAAAAGAAGTACCAGCGACGTCGTAAAAGAAGATTCTTGATAAGCATGGCTCGGGTAGCTGCCGTTGCTTTGCCATTTGTGATGGCCGTTGTTCTATATGTCGGGTTGAATCGAGAGGAAGAACAAACGTTGCGTCCTTCCTTGGCTTCAAATATCCTTCCGGGAACGAGTAAAGCCGTGTTGACACTGGCGAACGGGCAAATGATTCCTTTGGGCAAGGAAACCACAGATAGTACGATTATCACGGATGGAACACAAATTAGTGCTTCGGGATCAGGGATAACATATGCCGATGGGGGAGAAAGTGAAGCGGTAGTTTACAATAAATTGGATATTCCTCGTGGTGGAGAGTTTTGCTTGACGCTTTCAGATGGAACAAGAGTATGGTTGAACTCGGAAACTTCTATCCAGTATCCGGTGGTTTTCGGGACAAAGGAACGACGGGTTTTCATACAAGGCGAGGCCTATTTTGAAGTGGCAAAAGACGCGAAGAAACCTTTTACCGTGCAGTTCATGAGTTCATCGGTAACGGTGTTGGGAACGTCTTTCAATATCCGGGCCTATCCGGAAGAAAAACAATCGCAAACCACTCTTGCAGAAGGATCCGTGCGGATTTACAGTCCCGGTAGTTCAATGCTGTTGAAACCGGGAGAGCAAGCAGAGGTGAAGGCGTTATCGGGAGAAATGGTAAAGAAGGAGGTTGAGGTAAAGACTTTTACAAGTTGGAAGGACGGGCGCTTCGTGTTTGAGCAGGAACCGTTGGAGAATATAATGAGAACATTGGAACGCTGGTACGATATTCGTGTGATATTCCGGGATGAGGGGGCGAAGCGAATTTCTTTATCGGGAAATTTGAAACGATATGGTGATTTCTCCCAAGTGATGAACATGTTGCAGATGACGGGAGATGTGCGATTTGAATTACATGGAAATGATGTATATATAACTACAGAGTGA
- a CDS encoding alpha/beta hydrolase family protein, whose protein sequence is MLHFKTIALLFSITLIGCTSSPHAWQGQSGSKRVFIELETTPDGTSQAFLSLPEQWVEKAKADTLVLSDEGILAIFNRENIRFEGFFRSGKDSIQAEVTTYGKRREFALGKVDSLQPVYFAQNPHPPYPYRSEDVRYASCDSIQVAGTLTIPRGKGPFPAAIIISGTGKQDRDGTFSGHKPFLKIADYLTRQGFVVLRTDDRGTGETNGVYEEATTSDFARDAQAGIDYLKQRPEVDAKRIGVIGHSEGGQVALMLGADSPDVAFVISLAGVGVDGLQILKLQNDAILRTTPGMTPERVDQFMSLFNTLFDKVHAVPLDEPLDVPLRQAFDQWVAQQDEATLKAVNFNDGRDEMFFSRYLRQAQGRWYREMISYDPEDYIPRIHQPVLALNGDKDIMVPAKENLASIKQLLDKGGNTRYKIVELPGLNHMFQRCKECTREEIPDLEDVFSEEALQIMGDWLRENIK, encoded by the coding sequence ATGTTACATTTCAAAACAATCGCACTGTTATTTTCCATTACGCTGATCGGATGTACCTCTTCGCCTCACGCGTGGCAAGGGCAATCCGGTAGTAAACGAGTATTTATCGAGTTAGAAACCACACCGGACGGGACGTCTCAAGCTTTCCTATCACTTCCGGAACAATGGGTTGAGAAGGCAAAAGCCGACACGCTTGTACTTTCGGACGAGGGTATTCTCGCTATCTTTAACCGGGAGAATATTCGCTTTGAAGGTTTCTTCCGTTCCGGCAAGGATTCTATTCAAGCAGAAGTAACGACCTACGGGAAGAGACGGGAATTCGCTCTCGGGAAAGTCGATAGCCTGCAGCCGGTCTATTTTGCACAAAATCCACACCCACCTTATCCTTACCGTTCCGAAGATGTCAGGTACGCATCGTGTGATTCGATACAAGTGGCAGGCACGCTGACGATTCCGCGAGGCAAAGGTCCTTTTCCCGCAGCCATTATCATATCCGGAACCGGGAAACAGGATCGGGACGGGACTTTTTCCGGACACAAGCCATTCTTAAAGATCGCGGATTACCTGACCCGACAAGGATTCGTCGTGCTACGAACCGATGACCGGGGAACCGGGGAGACCAACGGGGTATATGAAGAGGCTACGACGAGCGATTTTGCTCGGGATGCCCAAGCGGGGATCGACTACTTGAAACAACGGCCGGAGGTAGACGCCAAGCGCATCGGGGTGATCGGACATAGCGAAGGCGGGCAGGTGGCACTCATGTTGGGAGCCGATTCGCCGGATGTGGCATTCGTTATCTCTCTCGCGGGTGTGGGCGTTGACGGGCTGCAGATTTTAAAACTACAAAATGACGCTATCTTACGCACGACTCCCGGGATGACGCCGGAGCGGGTTGATCAGTTCATGAGTCTTTTTAATACGCTGTTTGACAAAGTTCATGCCGTACCTTTGGATGAGCCGTTGGACGTTCCTTTGCGGCAGGCTTTCGATCAATGGGTGGCACAACAGGATGAAGCCACGCTGAAAGCCGTCAATTTTAATGACGGGAGAGACGAAATGTTTTTCAGTCGTTACTTGCGTCAAGCACAAGGACGCTGGTACAGGGAGATGATCAGTTATGATCCGGAAGATTATATCCCTCGCATTCACCAACCCGTGCTGGCGTTAAACGGGGACAAAGATATCATGGTGCCCGCGAAAGAAAACTTGGCATCCATCAAGCAACTGCTGGATAAAGGTGGGAATACGCGGTACAAGATCGTGGAATTACCCGGTTTGAACCATATGTTTCAACGCTGTAAAGAGTGTACCCGGGAGGAGATTCCCGATCTGGAAGACGTGTTTTCTGAGGAGGCGTTGCAAATTATGGGGGATTGGTTGCGAGAGAATATTAAATAA
- a CDS encoding RagB/SusD family nutrient uptake outer membrane protein, protein MNKNIILSLVMGFSCSLSACSDWVDIKTKGKLIPEETVNYRYLMNNTENFKYTLSYQDVASDDINMSDETQQNAIYETHKFIPIYTWADEIYSQSENDQEMNAVYQVIYNCNVVIDEVMGSKNGTNAEKMAIRAEALVHRADAYLALVNVYGKPYNAATATTDQGVPLLTTPRVEGSLPRASVERVYEQIIQDLNDAFEYLPDVPEYNFYPSKCAVYALKARAYLLMGNYSEAKTNAEEALKLKGDLEDLNLYAGDAASYPENLQDKEVILAKMPRTTFALASYSAVDLVLSDDLLNLFDQEHDLRYSYLTRPMSELGVTYSGRIYFKNHLYSNTYPKYESRNMGPCVPEMMLIEAEAWAREGNTAEAMNLVNKLREYRYATGEDYSLTAATAKEALGHVLQERRRELMCHGLRWMDQRRLTNDPDFPTQTVTRVFKGTTYTLEPGAVRYTFPMGELYLEENPEIGQIK, encoded by the coding sequence ATGAATAAAAATATAATATTAAGTTTGGTTATGGGGTTTTCCTGTTCACTTTCCGCTTGTTCGGATTGGGTGGATATTAAAACAAAAGGAAAACTGATCCCGGAGGAAACGGTGAACTATCGTTACTTGATGAATAATACTGAAAACTTTAAGTACACGCTTTCCTATCAAGATGTTGCTTCGGATGATATTAATATGTCTGATGAGACCCAGCAAAATGCTATTTATGAAACGCATAAATTCATTCCGATATACACTTGGGCCGATGAAATATATAGCCAGTCAGAAAACGACCAGGAGATGAACGCTGTCTATCAAGTCATTTATAACTGTAATGTAGTTATCGACGAGGTGATGGGCAGTAAAAATGGAACGAATGCCGAAAAAATGGCAATTCGTGCTGAAGCACTCGTACACCGTGCCGATGCCTATCTGGCTTTAGTAAATGTTTACGGGAAACCATATAACGCGGCAACCGCGACAACCGACCAAGGCGTACCTTTATTAACGACTCCTCGCGTTGAGGGATCTTTACCTCGTGCCTCCGTGGAAAGAGTATATGAGCAGATTATTCAAGACTTGAATGACGCGTTTGAATATTTGCCGGATGTTCCGGAATACAATTTTTATCCGAGTAAATGCGCGGTATACGCCTTGAAAGCAAGGGCTTATCTGTTGATGGGGAATTATTCAGAAGCAAAGACAAATGCCGAGGAAGCATTGAAATTAAAAGGTGATTTGGAAGATTTGAATTTGTATGCTGGTGATGCTGCATCTTATCCGGAAAATTTGCAAGATAAAGAGGTTATATTGGCCAAAATGCCAAGAACCACCTTTGCTTTGGCTTCGTATAGTGCGGTAGATTTAGTATTAAGTGATGATTTGTTGAATTTATTTGATCAAGAGCATGATTTACGTTACTCGTATCTGACAAGACCCATGTCAGAATTAGGAGTGACCTATTCCGGACGGATATACTTCAAAAATCATTTGTACTCCAATACTTACCCGAAATATGAATCCCGTAACATGGGCCCGTGTGTACCCGAAATGATGCTGATTGAGGCAGAGGCTTGGGCCCGCGAGGGAAACACGGCGGAAGCCATGAACCTTGTGAATAAATTGAGAGAGTATCGTTACGCTACGGGCGAGGACTATTCATTGACAGCCGCGACAGCTAAAGAAGCTCTAGGCCATGTATTGCAGGAACGTCGTAGAGAATTGATGTGCCATGGTTTACGGTGGATGGATCAACGTCGTTTGACCAATGATCCCGACTTCCCGACACAAACGGTAACTCGGGTATTCAAGGGAACAACTTACACGTTGGAACCCGGTGCCGTACGTTATACCTTCCCAATGGGAGAACTTTACCTTGAAGAAAATCCGGAGATCGGACAAATAAAATAA
- a CDS encoding RNA polymerase sigma factor, which yields MSEQKEVKWLQGLKMGDDRAFKVLFEKYYASLCAFATNFVDDPDVAEDIVQEIFFKLYTDKPTFDVVVALKSYLYLATKNQCLNYLKHARIEQEYVSSLKERETTTFFFNQIVEQELLTLLSEAILDLPQQTGQVFQLVMEGFDNAEIAEKLNLSIDSVKSHKKRGKQLLKNRLGDITAILLFLSNC from the coding sequence ATGTCGGAGCAGAAAGAGGTAAAATGGTTACAAGGATTGAAGATGGGGGATGACCGGGCCTTTAAAGTCCTGTTTGAAAAGTATTACGCCTCACTTTGTGCGTTTGCAACCAATTTCGTGGATGATCCGGACGTGGCGGAAGATATTGTGCAAGAGATATTTTTTAAACTATATACGGATAAACCGACTTTTGATGTTGTGGTGGCCTTGAAATCCTACTTGTATCTGGCGACCAAGAATCAATGTCTGAATTATTTAAAACATGCCCGAATCGAGCAGGAATATGTGTCTTCCTTAAAGGAACGGGAAACAACGACATTCTTTTTCAACCAGATCGTGGAGCAAGAATTGCTTACCTTGTTGTCGGAAGCAATACTGGATTTGCCGCAACAGACGGGACAAGTATTTCAGTTGGTGATGGAAGGTTTCGATAATGCAGAGATCGCGGAGAAATTGAATCTCTCCATAGATTCGGTAAAGTCACACAAAAAGCGGGGAAAACAATTGTTGAAGAACCGGTTAGGAGATATAACGGCTATCCTTTTGTTCCTGTCGAATTGTTAA
- a CDS encoding SusC/RagA family TonB-linked outer membrane protein, with amino-acid sequence MKKNRNKSLLGDLWLIKNRLMRRMTIVLLLFSSFTAVAQNVTVKMKNSSFIQIAKEIQKQTDLTFLYNDAKVGNITGLNPDFTNTDVKTVLEYCLKNSGLTFLIMDNTVVVSPVKPTNQQQGNKLTVTGKITDQQGQPLPGVNVIIKGTTLGFVSDVEGKFTAICSRGDSLLFSMVGFEMQTVAIHNDTPLNIKMKEATEALDEVVVVSTGYTHLPKERATGSFGVVTAKELEKRPSPNVLNRLEGVVPGVYVDIKNSDMTFLYGSNRTDGQLEEQNNISMNIRGKSSFTDAMARPLLVVDGFPTDLEMKNLNPNDVESITFLKDAAAASIWGARAANGVIVIETKKGKKSGKPGTAVSFGMNIMTSAAPRFNSLPVMNSAEMIDYEREMVDKGYITRPVNSPYSAGYAISDAAKILLDAKEGQISQADADALLDELASRKAYRDVKKYLLQPAFSQQYNLSFSGASDQTSYFLSASYANEQSSTKGEQGDRFTLTSNLNFKLLNWATLRTGVRASLINIKNNGLGLSAMQPSLGILPLMPYNQLVDDNGNRVDYYRYNEEFVNEKEGQGYKNWRYNYLDELDNMDNTRKEQAVSLTMGLNIPIPGVKGLALDGSLMYERTNSKTRILENGDTYASRDRYNYATRYDANTGTLTHGLPDGGLLNLINSDARNYSLRGQLNYDNTFDEIHQISALAGIELRETRTWQNSAWYYGYNDQTLLAASQIQNPYTNIWGWTSYLNTGSPETDYQRRFLSYYGNVSYTLMSKYVLTGSVRYDDYNNFGVDRKYRATPMWSTGLSWHIGREDFIQDNVGWLNQLTFRATYGYNGNIDQNQYPFTQISLSTSNDAFTQLPSSSINFAANPSVRWEKTGVLNFGLDFAVLNRRLSGSIELYRKYSRDLFADYTINPIFGANASSSYTLSRNAAKVNGKGIDLALNGVIVQKGDFRYDAKLTYSYNTNEVISSPYEMSPYFYSSGGGSGRMLEGYNMNNF; translated from the coding sequence ATGAAGAAGAACCGAAATAAGTCTCTTCTAGGAGATTTATGGCTAATAAAGAACCGATTAATGAGGAGAATGACGATCGTTTTATTATTGTTTTCGTCATTCACGGCAGTGGCTCAGAATGTCACTGTGAAAATGAAGAATAGTTCATTTATCCAGATTGCTAAAGAAATTCAAAAGCAAACGGATCTTACCTTTTTGTATAATGATGCAAAAGTGGGTAATATTACAGGATTGAATCCTGATTTCACGAATACGGATGTAAAAACCGTTTTGGAGTATTGTTTGAAGAATTCAGGACTTACCTTCTTGATCATGGACAACACGGTGGTTGTTAGTCCCGTGAAACCAACAAACCAACAGCAAGGGAACAAACTTACGGTGACAGGTAAGATCACGGATCAACAAGGACAACCTCTTCCGGGTGTGAATGTCATTATTAAGGGAACAACACTTGGATTCGTGTCAGACGTGGAAGGGAAGTTCACGGCGATTTGTTCGCGGGGTGATTCCTTGCTTTTCTCGATGGTCGGTTTCGAAATGCAAACCGTGGCAATTCATAATGACACCCCTTTAAATATCAAAATGAAGGAAGCCACGGAAGCATTGGATGAGGTTGTTGTTGTTTCAACGGGGTATACCCATTTGCCTAAAGAGCGTGCCACGGGATCGTTTGGCGTGGTTACCGCGAAGGAATTGGAAAAACGTCCTAGCCCGAATGTGTTAAATCGTTTGGAAGGAGTTGTCCCGGGAGTTTACGTGGATATCAAGAATTCAGATATGACTTTTTTGTATGGTTCTAACCGTACTGATGGACAACTGGAGGAACAAAATAATATTTCCATGAATATCCGTGGTAAGAGTAGTTTTACGGATGCAATGGCTCGTCCGTTACTCGTTGTTGACGGATTCCCGACGGATTTGGAAATGAAGAATTTAAATCCTAACGATGTAGAATCAATCACCTTTTTGAAGGATGCGGCTGCTGCTTCAATTTGGGGAGCCCGGGCTGCCAACGGCGTGATTGTGATAGAGACGAAAAAAGGGAAAAAATCAGGTAAACCGGGAACTGCCGTGAGTTTTGGAATGAATATTATGACTTCTGCCGCTCCTCGTTTTAATTCATTGCCTGTAATGAATTCTGCTGAAATGATTGATTACGAACGGGAAATGGTAGATAAAGGATATATTACTCGTCCTGTAAATTCTCCATATAGTGCGGGATATGCAATTTCTGATGCTGCCAAAATATTATTGGATGCTAAAGAAGGGCAGATCAGCCAAGCAGATGCCGATGCATTACTCGATGAATTAGCAAGTCGCAAGGCTTATCGGGATGTGAAAAAATATCTGTTGCAACCCGCTTTTTCTCAACAATATAACCTGTCATTTAGTGGTGCGTCGGATCAGACGTCTTATTTTCTGTCGGCTTCTTACGCTAATGAGCAATCTAGCACGAAAGGAGAACAGGGAGATCGTTTCACGTTGACCTCTAATTTGAATTTTAAATTACTGAATTGGGCTACATTGAGAACAGGGGTGCGGGCTTCCTTGATCAATATTAAAAATAATGGTCTTGGACTTTCCGCCATGCAGCCTTCTCTGGGAATATTACCTTTAATGCCTTATAACCAACTTGTGGATGATAACGGTAACCGGGTTGATTATTATCGTTACAATGAGGAATTTGTGAATGAAAAAGAAGGGCAGGGATATAAAAATTGGCGTTATAATTATCTTGATGAGTTGGATAACATGGATAATACCCGGAAAGAGCAAGCCGTTTCTTTAACGATGGGATTGAATATACCTATTCCCGGGGTAAAAGGTTTGGCTTTGGACGGTTCGTTGATGTACGAGAGGACTAATTCTAAGACGAGAATTTTGGAGAATGGGGATACGTATGCTTCTCGCGACAGATATAATTATGCTACACGGTATGATGCAAATACAGGAACATTGACTCACGGACTTCCGGATGGAGGCTTGTTGAATCTGATTAATTCAGACGCCAGAAATTATAGTTTGCGCGGACAATTAAATTACGACAACACGTTTGATGAGATTCATCAAATATCTGCTTTGGCGGGAATTGAGTTGCGTGAAACGAGAACTTGGCAAAATAGTGCTTGGTATTATGGTTATAATGATCAAACACTGCTAGCGGCTTCACAGATACAGAATCCTTATACCAACATATGGGGATGGACCTCATACTTAAACACGGGAAGTCCGGAAACGGATTACCAGCGTCGTTTCTTATCGTATTATGGAAATGTATCATATACCTTGATGAGCAAATATGTATTGACCGGTAGCGTGAGATACGATGATTACAACAATTTTGGGGTTGACCGGAAATATCGAGCCACGCCGATGTGGTCAACGGGATTGTCATGGCATATCGGTAGAGAAGATTTTATTCAAGACAATGTAGGGTGGTTAAATCAGTTAACATTCCGGGCCACTTATGGTTATAATGGAAATATCGATCAAAATCAATACCCTTTCACGCAAATATCCTTATCGACGAGTAACGACGCCTTCACGCAATTACCTTCTTCAAGTATAAATTTTGCTGCAAACCCATCCGTGCGCTGGGAAAAGACAGGGGTTTTGAATTTTGGATTAGACTTCGCGGTATTGAATCGCAGATTGTCTGGTTCAATCGAGCTATACCGTAAATATTCTCGGGATTTATTTGCCGATTATACAATCAACCCGATATTTGGAGCCAACGCCTCTTCTTCTTACACCCTTTCTCGGAATGCGGCAAAAGTGAACGGTAAGGGTATCGATTTAGCATTGAATGGAGTGATTGTTCAAAAAGGAGATTTTAGATATGATGCAAAATTAACTTATTCGTATAACACCAACGAGGTCATATCCTCACCTTACGAGATGTCTCCCTATTTTTATTCCAGTGGTGGTGGTAGTGGTCGTATGTTGGAAGGATACAATATGAATAACTTCTAG
- a CDS encoding TlpA family protein disulfide reductase codes for MKKITLLGSIVILLLFTCVAKAQDRKPFHIIPLVPVVGQDVKFTYDNSLTSLAGEETIYGTIYYWENLRWRAEDLKLVKNDTAWEATCRVPENCALLSCKFYAGDKKDSGGRGTYTTMTFDKRGQNLPTAYMAWGMLRNKTLESLPGYCEEEAYIGDDIMRFWLNQQLMKDPGARKYVFYYAAKLLNQMIPGEKHEQMLSDVDFILNLPDADEETLLKALEVAKDIVKDSTKAVAIEARILKDYPDGILARDQEIWRIFRIMDADVKAPELEAFLKRFPTEKFQEIETETSSMYLGKIFQAVIYQAVIKRNDFSLLYKYIHDVPHLYLQTFYWHMVQVPLRTNQRTPEQVFPPAKAIYNELMTRPQAGSERVYSKREWKDYLLTRCKDMILKHAFVLDATGTSAEALELMEEIKEKYNFKSAEYNDQYVRLLEKNGYQSMVIPTIIASIREDAFTPEMLENLRKDYVKQHKNDKDFETYLASLKSQEKQQELQKHLQETMINKDIELFAMEDLNGKKVDLSKMKGKIIVLDFWATWCAPCKASLPGMQMSVNKYKDDPNVAFFFISTMETAADFKEQIRKFMKEHNYTLHVLCDNVNPKTKKRSAVYDTYAKAFKFSGIPHKLIIDGNGKLRWSINGYMGSPSALAEEMNLMIEMLKAAK; via the coding sequence ATGAAAAAAATCACGTTGTTAGGAAGTATCGTCATACTTCTCTTATTTACCTGTGTAGCTAAGGCACAGGATCGTAAACCTTTTCACATCATTCCATTGGTACCTGTTGTCGGGCAGGATGTGAAATTCACGTATGATAATTCGTTGACCTCACTGGCTGGCGAGGAAACCATTTACGGAACAATTTACTACTGGGAAAACTTGCGTTGGCGAGCAGAAGACTTGAAGTTGGTGAAAAATGATACGGCATGGGAGGCTACTTGTCGAGTGCCTGAAAATTGTGCATTGCTATCATGCAAATTTTACGCGGGCGACAAAAAGGATTCCGGTGGACGTGGCACGTACACGACCATGACCTTTGACAAACGTGGACAGAATCTACCGACTGCTTACATGGCTTGGGGAATGTTGCGGAACAAAACGTTGGAATCCCTACCGGGCTATTGTGAAGAAGAGGCGTATATCGGTGATGATATCATGCGTTTTTGGCTGAACCAACAACTTATGAAAGATCCTGGGGCTCGGAAATACGTGTTTTACTATGCGGCAAAACTGTTGAACCAAATGATACCGGGAGAGAAACACGAACAAATGTTAAGCGACGTGGATTTCATACTGAATCTACCGGATGCAGATGAGGAGACATTACTGAAAGCATTGGAAGTTGCCAAGGACATCGTGAAAGACAGCACGAAAGCGGTAGCCATAGAAGCCCGGATCTTAAAAGATTACCCCGATGGAATTCTGGCCAGGGACCAAGAGATCTGGCGAATCTTCCGAATCATGGATGCCGATGTAAAAGCCCCGGAACTGGAGGCATTCTTAAAGCGGTTCCCGACGGAAAAGTTTCAAGAAATAGAAACTGAAACTTCGTCCATGTACCTGGGTAAAATCTTTCAGGCCGTCATTTACCAGGCTGTTATCAAGAGAAACGATTTTAGCCTGTTGTACAAATACATTCATGATGTACCTCATCTTTATTTACAGACATTCTACTGGCATATGGTACAAGTGCCGCTGAGAACCAACCAGAGAACGCCGGAGCAGGTATTTCCTCCTGCCAAAGCCATTTACAACGAGCTGATGACCCGTCCTCAAGCCGGTTCCGAGCGGGTGTATTCCAAAAGAGAGTGGAAAGACTATTTACTTACCAGATGCAAAGATATGATCTTGAAACACGCGTTCGTCTTGGATGCAACCGGTACATCTGCCGAAGCCTTGGAGTTGATGGAGGAAATCAAAGAGAAATACAACTTCAAATCGGCAGAATACAACGATCAATACGTTCGTCTATTGGAGAAAAATGGCTATCAGTCGATGGTAATTCCCACCATCATCGCAAGTATACGGGAAGATGCCTTTACTCCCGAAATGTTAGAAAACCTGCGCAAGGATTACGTGAAACAACACAAGAACGATAAAGACTTCGAGACTTACCTCGCTTCTTTAAAGTCACAAGAAAAGCAACAGGAATTGCAAAAACATTTGCAGGAAACGATGATCAACAAAGATATTGAACTTTTTGCCATGGAAGACCTGAACGGTAAAAAGGTTGACCTTTCAAAAATGAAGGGAAAGATAATCGTGTTGGATTTCTGGGCAACCTGGTGTGCTCCTTGTAAGGCCTCTTTACCGGGCATGCAAATGTCAGTAAACAAATACAAGGACGACCCGAACGTGGCGTTTTTCTTTATTTCCACGATGGAAACGGCTGCTGATTTTAAAGAACAGATTCGGAAATTCATGAAGGAACACAACTACACGCTGCACGTGCTTTGCGATAACGTGAACCCGAAAACGAAAAAGAGATCGGCCGTTTATGATACTTACGCGAAGGCGTTTAAATTTTCCGGTATTCCTCACAAACTGATTATCGACGGGAATGGAAAATTACGTTGGAGCATTAACGGATACATGGGAAGCCCCTCGGCTTTGGCAGAAGAAATGAACCTGATGATTGAGATGTTGAAAGCTGCCAAATAA